The genomic DNA CCCGAGAAATCTGGAAGGAAGATAGAGAAGAAGACGAAGGAAATTTGGTGACTCAATTTTTTCCGGAAGATTCTAAATCGATTCTCACTCACAACGATTCCCCCGATATCCCGATAGATGCGAGCATCAATCCTTATCGCGGTTGCGAGCACGGCTGCATCTACTGTTTTGCACGTCCAAATCACGCGTACGTGAATCTTTCTCCCGGAATCGATTTTGAGTCCAAAATTTTCGTAAAAAAGAACGTAGATCGGCTGCTGATCAATGAGCTGAGAAAACGCAAAGGTCCTGTTGAAACGATTACGATCGGAACAGCGACCGATCCGTATCAGCCAGGAGAAAGAACCTATCGGAATACGAGAAAAATTTTAGAGATATTACTCAAATTTCGACAACCGACGGCGATCATTACCAAATCATCGTTAATTCTACGAGACATCGATATTTTGTCCGAAATGGGAAAATTAGGAATCTTGAAAGTATATGTTTCGGTAACTACTCTAGATAAGGAACTTTGGGCGACACTCGAACCTAGAGCCCCGGCTCCCGGAAAAAGATTAGAGGCGATCAGCGGCTTATCAAAAGCATCGGTACCTGTTGGTGCGATGTTCGCGCCTGTGATTCCTTTTTTAAACGATTCGGAAATGGAAACGATTATGGAGGAAGTAAAGAAAGCAGGCGCCTCAAGCGCGGGAATGGTTCTCCTTCGCCTCCCATTCGAAGTATCCCCACTTTTCGTGGAATGGTTGGAAATCAACTACCCTTTAAAAAAGGAGAAGATCCTGCGAGTGTTGAGTGAAGCTCGCGGAGGTAAATTGTACGATTCCAACTTTAGCCAGCGTATGACTGGAACAGGCAAATACGCCGAGCTTTTACAGGCTAGATTTCGCTTGGCAATCAAACGCTTCAATCTAAACGAAAGGGCTTTCTTTCGCAAGGACCTATTCAGAATCCCCGAGGAATTCCAAGTTCGGCCAAGCCAAAATCAGGATTTGCTGCCCGGACTCTTTTAAGATTACCGCGAATTCCGCGGAGAGAGATTATCGATAAACAAAGCTATATCCTTAATGCGAGCCCGGCTTCCAGCGCCCGGAGCAGAAACTCGACCACGCAAAGTAGGATCATTGAACATGCGCCTGCAACTGTTTGATTTGTTGTTCTCTCTCTGGAGATTGCCATGCTTTATATGAGAAGGTATTCTGATCGTACGTCCGGGTCATGTAGTTTTCTTTGTACGGAGCAATCAGTTCTTTGTCCGGCTCGGTAGTCTTAGCCGCAAGAATCTTCTTCATACCTTCGGCTCCTTGACCGAACCATTCGGGGTCGATCGGAAGATTCACTCGATGTCCTCGTAATTGAGAGAGTGCATATGGACCGTCAAAACCGCTCTCACGAATCAATTTACCGAAGAATAGAAAATCGATTTCTTGTCTACCACCGTTCAACTTTCCGTCGAACGAAGCCCAGGCGATAGGCTCTCCGCTTGCTGCATGAATCAAATTCGCTTCCAAATGATATGTACCCGGTCTGAAAACGTTCAATGCCGCGCGAATGGAAAGAGATCCGTCCGACGGAGAGTCGGAAAAGTAATTGGTCCAC from Leptospira fainei serovar Hurstbridge str. BUT 6 includes the following:
- a CDS encoding PA0069 family radical SAM protein encodes the protein MKKHRRGTISAPEGRFESVSREIWKEDREEDEGNLVTQFFPEDSKSILTHNDSPDIPIDASINPYRGCEHGCIYCFARPNHAYVNLSPGIDFESKIFVKKNVDRLLINELRKRKGPVETITIGTATDPYQPGERTYRNTRKILEILLKFRQPTAIITKSSLILRDIDILSEMGKLGILKVYVSVTTLDKELWATLEPRAPAPGKRLEAISGLSKASVPVGAMFAPVIPFLNDSEMETIMEEVKKAGASSAGMVLLRLPFEVSPLFVEWLEINYPLKKEKILRVLSEARGGKLYDSNFSQRMTGTGKYAELLQARFRLAIKRFNLNERAFFRKDLFRIPEEFQVRPSQNQDLLPGLF